From Pempheris klunzingeri isolate RE-2024b chromosome 18, fPemKlu1.hap1, whole genome shotgun sequence, a single genomic window includes:
- the mmut gene encoding methylmalonyl-CoA mutase, mitochondrial gives MLTAHRACAAMAARRLVRASVSSAHTRRSSIHTSTSCQDQTELHPEWSSLAKKQLKGKNPEDLIWRTPEGINIKPVYTKADSAGRLDELPGVFPYTRGPYPTMYTYRPWTIRQYAGFSTVEESNKFYKDNIKAGQQGLSVAFDLPTHRGYDSDNPRVHGDVGMAGVAIDTVEDVKMLFDGIPLEKMSVSMTMNGAVIPVLAMFIVTGEEQGVSKSKLTGTIQNDILKEFMVRNTYIFPPEPSMHAIADIFAYTSKHMPKFNSISISGYHLQEAGADAILEVAYTIANGLEYCRTGLKAGLTIDEFAPRLSFFWGIGMNFYMEIAKLRAARRLWATLIKENFQPKNAKSLLLRTHCQTSGWSLTEQDPYNNVIRTVIEAMAAVFGGTQSLHTNSFDEALGLPTVKSARIARNTQIIIQEESGIPKVADPWGGSHMMEALTDDVYNQALKFIKDIEEMGGMARAVAEGIPKLRIEECAARRQARIDSGSEVIVGVNKYRLEKEETVEVLAIDNTAVREKQIEKLKKVRESRDSEAAQKCLAAIEECSRTRQGNLLALAVEAARARCSVGEITDAMKKVFGEHKASTRMVSGAYRSEFGEHEEIALTHNRVADFKKHEGRNPRLLVAKMGQDGHDRGAKVIATGFADLGFDVDIGPLFQTPVEVAQQAVDADVHCVGVSTLAAGHKTLVPELIKELRKLNRPDILVICGGVIPPQDYDFLYQSGVCAIFGPGTRIPQAAVEVIDNIEKSLENIRQAM, from the exons ATGCTGACTGCACATAGGGCTTGTGCAGCGATGGCTGCCCGACGCCTGGTTAGAGCTTCTGtctcctcagcacacacacgccGCTCCTCGATCCACACCTCCACTTCATGTCAGGACCAGACTGAGCTGCACCCTGAATGGTCCAGTCTGGCAAAGAAACAGCTGAAGGGAAAGAACCCAGAAGATCTGATCTGGCGCACGCCGGAGGGAATTAACATAAAACCTGTGTACACTAAAGCAGACTCAGCTGGCAGGTTAGATGAATTGCCAGGCGTGTTTCCCTACACAAGGGGGCCCTATCCCACCATGTACACTTACAGACCTTGGACTATCAGGCAGTATGCAGGCTTTAGCACGGTGGAGGAGAGCAACAAGTTCTATAAAGATAACATTAAAG CTGGACAGCAGGGTCTGTCCGTGGCTTTTGACCTCCCCACACACCGTGGTTATGACTCGGACAACCCCAGAGTCCACGGAGATGTCGGCATGGCTGGCGTTGCCATAGACACGGTCGAAGACGTGAAGATGCTCTTTGACGGGATCCCACTAGAGAAGATGTCCGTGTCGATGACAATGAACGGAGCAGTTATACCTGTGTTGGCGATGTTTATTGTGACTGGAGAGGAGCAGGGTGTGTCTAAATCCAAACTAACTGGCACgattcaaaatgacattttgaaagaGTTTATGGTACGCAACACCTATATTTTCCCCCCGGAGCCTTCCATGCACGCCATCGCAGACATCTTCGCTTACACCTCCAAA CACATGCCCAAGTTCAACTCCATATCCATCAGTGGCTACCATCTTCAGGAAGCTGGAGCCGATGCCATCCTGGAGGTAGCCTACACTATCGCTAACGGCCTGGAGTATTGCCGCACTGGTCTGAAAGCAGGCTTAACCATCGATGAGTTTGCTCCAAG GTTGTCATTCTTCTGGGGTATTGGGATGAATTTCTACATGGAAATTGCCAAGCTGCGGGCAGCCAGGAGGTTATGGGCCACACTCATTAAAGAAAACTTCCAGCCCAAGAATGCCAAGTCTCTCCTCCTCCGCACACACTGCCAGACTTCAGGCTGGTCTCTCACTGAGCAA GATCCGTACAACAATGTGATCCGTACAGTGATTGAGGCCATGGCAGCTGTGTTCGGGGGGACCCAGTCACTCCACACCAACTCATTCGATGAAGCTCTGGGTTTGCCTACAGTGAAGAGCGCTCGCATCGCCAGGAACACCCAGATCATTATCCAGGAAGAGTCGGGAATTCCCAAAGTCGCTGATCCCTGGGGGGGCTCGCACATGATGGAGGCTCTCACCGATGACGTCTATAACCAGGCTTTGAAG TTCATTAAAGACATTGAAGAGATGGGAGGCATGGCCAGAGCTGTGGCCGAGGGCATTCCAAAACTTCGTATTGAGGAATGTGCTGCTCGCAGACAGGCCCGCATTGACTCAG GATCAGAGGTCATTGTCGGGGTGAACAAGTATCGTCTGGAAAAAGAGGAGACTGTGGAGGTGCTGGCTATAGATAACACTGCTGTTCGTGAGAAACAgattgaaaaactgaaaaag GTGAGGGAGAGCCGTGACTCTGAGGCGGCGCAGAAGTGTTTGGCAGCCATTGAGGAGTGCTCCCGAACCAGGCAGGGCAACCTCTTAGCCCTGGCTGTGGAGGCAGCACGAGCCAG ATGTTCGGTCGGTGAAATAACTGACGCCATGAAGAAAGTGTTCGGTGAACACAAGGCCAGCACCAGGATGGTGAGCGGTGCTTACCGCAGTGAGTTCGGGGAGCATGAAGAGATCGCCTTGACCCACAATAG AGTTGCTGATTTTAAGAAGCACGAGGGCAGGAACCCTCGGCTGCTGGTGGCAAAGATGGGGCAGGATGGTCACGACAGGGGTGCCAAAGTCATCGCCACAGGGTTTGCTGACCTGGGCTTTGATGTGGACATCGGACCACTGTTTCAG ACTCCCGTTGAGGTTGCCCAGCAGGCGGTCGATGCAGACGTACACTGTGTCGGGGTCAGCACGCTTGCCGCAGGTCACAAGACTCTCGTCCCAGAACTCATCAAGGAACTGCGAAAGCTCAACAGGCCTGATATCCTGGTCATCTGTGGAGGTGTCATCCCACCACAG gactaTGATTTCTTGTACCAGAGTGGTGTGTGCGCCATCTTCGGCCCGGGAACGAGGATCCCACAAGCTGCAGTGGAGGTTATTGACAACATTGAGAAGAGCCTAGAAAACATCCGGCAGGCCATGTGA